One Calonectris borealis chromosome 34, bCalBor7.hap1.2, whole genome shotgun sequence genomic window carries:
- the LOC142074278 gene encoding uncharacterized protein LOC142074278 isoform X1, which produces MAAAGGGVCPGGGAALEEECEVVRVRVKKSEGLLPPEFRSFAVDPQITSLDVLQHILARAFDLQGKKSFSVSFAARDPQGQETFVPLLSDGDLAAAFACARPTLRLRLDVRPPAESPLLEDWDIISPREVAAAEPLPERRSLLAAALPFTQALLAQVGRTLARAQAALAWPEGSPPSPPPPPPPCAPLSDADLRTYLGPGGRLLRPHDLRLHVYHGGVEPGLRKVVWRYLLNVFPAGLSGQERLAHLRRKAGEYAALKVLLAARAAPAELALVGAAVRKDVVRTDRGHPYFGGPEEGHPHLAALQALLTTFALGHPRLSYCQGMSDVAAPLLAVLDDEAQAFLCFCALMRRLGPRFRPGGRGLARAFAHLRRLLRRADPPFWAFLAARGAHDLLFCYRWLLLELKREFAFEDALRVLEITWSSLPPAPPPPPDGVPLLGAPLGPRRARRGLRERRGLRPRPPRRRRRQQGESEAPVEAAVGQGGHEACGDGQEGTRSSSDVQDGSKASVDAPEAPASSGDDQEQPKSSSDVREGPESSRNIHEGPKSFGNDQECLESSSNVQGGFKSSGGDRQKPEVFGDVQPSPDGSWNDQEDPKVSRDAHSSAKVPGDGQGGLKASGEVQGGAKVPRGIREDPKVFSDGGQDPDGPKDVGEDTSVSKEVDQEPGVPKKVSESTNAFKEMGQQPSICEVVYGDPDVSRKAGKDPNVGADPDVSKKTHEDHDISKKVQEDLNALEKLRDDYGVSKRIGGDPETPKAIGEDLKEMSKDPEVPEEVGDTLEELDNAPNSPREVGEDPRETLATAVVQLVVAEPGGPGGAWAKRGCGVACLVRDSPRRSYFIRLYCLAAGSLWWEQELHGEMGYAAPAPFFHTFASQEGRAGLNFADEGEAAAFEERVQERLRRRQQRAEKQQLPPPPPPADGESPRPGGFRGCDGGGGRSEGTQGDTVGSNTPCRPPERRGSLPRAPMASADSSAPPLPAVPIANPDITASRYRGLPSPTGPTAGPMAGEQKKGRKKISKADIGAPSGFKHVGHIGWDPNNGFDVAALDPALRALFARAGISEAQLADAETSRLIHDFIQGRGGLQAVREEMRRQGPPPPPGRGGTPPPPPPPAGPPRSRSGPLPPPPPPGGPPPPPRSGTPAVPPSRPVAPPPARGPAPPGAAAAPPPPPPPPPPPGGGGGGGGGPPAPPPGRGALLDQIRQGVTLNKTPETPEGGGGGGPSAGGLVGALMDVMQKRSRVIHSSDEGEDGEEEEEEDEWDD; this is translated from the exons atggcggctgcggggggcggggtctgcccggggggcggggccgcgctggAGGAGGAGTGCGAGGTGGTGCGCGTGCGAGTCAAG AAGAGCGAGGGGCTGCTGCCGCCCGAGTTCCGCTCCTTCGCCGTCGACCCGCAGATCACGTCGCTGGACGTGCTGCAGCACATCCTGGCCCGCGCCTTCGACCTCCAGGG GAAGAAGAGCTTCTCCGTCAGCTTCGCGGCCCGCGACCCCCAGGGCCAGGAAACCTTTGTGCCGCTGCTGAGCGATGGGGACCTGGCAGCCGCCTTCGCCTGCGCCCGGCCCACCCTGCGCCTGCGCCTCGATGTCCGGCCCCCCGCTGAAA GCCCGCTTCTGGAGGACTGGGACATCATCAGCCCCCGGGAGGTGGCGGCGGCAGAGCCTCTTCCAGAGCGCCGGTCGCTCCTGGCCGCGGCACTGCCCTTCACCCAGGCCCTGCTGGCACAG GTGGGCCGGACCCTGGCCCGGGCGCAGGCAGCCCTGGCGTGGCCTGAGGggtcccctccctcaccccccccgccgccgcccccctgcGCCCCCCTGAGCGACGCCGACCTCCGCACCTACCTGGGCCCCGGCGGGCGCCTGCTGCGGCCCCACGACCTGCGTCTCCACGTCTACCACGGCGGTGTCGAGCCCGGCCTGCGCAAG GTGGTCTGGCGGTACCTGCTGAACGTCTTCCCGGCGGGGCTCTCGGGGCAGGAGCGGCTGGCCCACCTGCGGCGCAAGGCGGGCGAGTACGCGGCGCTGAAGGTCCTGCTGGCCGCTCGGGCAGCCCCGGCCGAGCTGGCGCTGGTGGGGGCGGCCGTCCGCAAGGACGTGGTGCGCACCGACCGGGGACACCCCTATTTCGGGGGTCCCGAGGAGGGGCACCCCCACTTGGCCGCCCTGCAGGCGCTGCTCACCACCTTCGCCCTGGGCCACCCGCGCCTCTCCTACTGCCAGGGCATGTCGGACGTGGCCGCCCCGCTGCTGGCCGTGCTGGACGACGAGGCCCAGGCCTTCCTCTGCTTCTGCGCCCTCATGCGCCGCCTCGGCCCTCGCTTCCGCCCTGGCGGCCGGGGGCTGGCCCGCGCCTTCGCCCACCTCCGGCGTCTCCTGCGCCGCGCCGATCCCCCTTTCTGGGCCTTCCTGGCTGCCCGCGGTGCCCACGACCTGCTTTTCTGCTAccgctggctgctgctggagctcaaGCGGGAGTTCGCCTTCGAGGACGCCCTACGGGTGCTGGAGATCACCTGGAGCTcgctgccgcccgccccaccgccccccccggACGGCGTCcccctcctgggtgcccccctggggccccgccgggcccgccgAGGGCTGCGCGAGCGGCGCGggctgcggccccggcccccgcgccggcGACGCCGGCAGCAGGGGGAGAGCGAGGCCCCTGTGGAGGCAGCCGTCGGTCAAGGCGGCCACGAGGCCTGCGGGGACGGCCAGGAGGGTACCAGGAGCTCCAGCGACGTCCAAGATGGTTCCAAAGCCTCCGTGGATGCCCCGGAGGCTCCTGCAAGCTCCGGCGACGACCAAGAGCAACCAAAGAGCTCCAGCGATGTCCGAGAGGGTcccgagagctccaggaacatcCATGAAGGTCCCAAGAGCTTTGGGAACGACCAAGAGTGTCTCGAGAGCTCCAGCAACGTCCAGGGTGGCTTCAAGAGCTCTGGGGGCGACCGCCAGAAGCCTGAGGTCTTTGGGGATGTTCAGCCTAGTCCTGATGGCTCCTGGAATGACCAAGAGGATCCAAAGGTCTCCCGGGATGCCCACAGCAGTGCCAAGGTCCCAGGGGATGGCCAGGGTGGCCTTAAGGCCTCCGGGGAGGTCCAAGGTGGTGCTAAGGTCCCCAGGGGTATCCGAGAAGATCCCAAAGTCTTCAGTGATGGTGGCCAAGACCCTGATGGCCCCAAGGATGTCGGAGAAGACACCAGTGTCTCTAAGGAGGTTGATCAAGAACCTGGTGTTCCCAAGAAGGTCAGCGAAAGCACCAACGCTTTCAAGGAGATGGGTCAACAACCAAGCATCTGCGAGGTGGTTTATGGAGACCCTGATGTCTCCAGGAAGGCTGGCAAAGATCCCAACGTCGGTGCTGACCCCGACGTCTCCAAGAAGACTCACGAAGATCACGATATCTCTAAGAAGGTACAAGAAGACCTGAACGCTCTGGAAAAACTCAGGGATGACTACGGTGTTTCCAAGAGGATTGGAGGAGACCCTGAGACGCCCAAAGCGATTGGCGAAGACCTCAAAGAGATGAGCAAAGACCCCGAGGTCCCCGAAGAGGTTGGTGACACCCTCGAAGAGCTTGACAACGCCCCCAACTCCCCCCGAGAGGTTGGTGAAGACCCCAGAGAG ACGCTGGCGACGGCGGTGGTGCAGCTGGTGGTGGCGGagccggggggcccggggggggcctgGGCCAAGCGGGGCTGCGGCGTCGCCTGCCTGGTGCGGGACAGCCCCCGCCGCTCCTACTTCATCCGCCTCTACTGCTTGGCC GCCGGGAGCCTGTggtgggagcaggagctgcacggGGAGATGGGCTACGCCGCCCCCGCCCCCTTCTTCCACACCTTCGCCTCCCAG GAGGGCCGGGCGGGGCTGAACTTCGCGGACGAGGGGGAGGCGGCCGCCTTCGAGGAGCGGGTCCAGGAGCGGCTGCGCCGGCGCCAGCAGCGGGCGG agaagcagcagctcccgcccccgccgccccctgccgATGGTGAGTCCCCCCGTCCCGGGGGTTTCAGGGGGTGTGACGGGGGGGGAGGCAGATCTGAGGGGACACAAGGGGACACCGTGGGGTCTAACACCCCCTGTCGCCCCCCAGAGCGCCGCGGGAGCCTGCCCCGGGCCCCCATGGCCAGCGCCGACAGCAGTG cccccccactcccggCCGTCCCCATCGCCAACCCCGACATCACGGCATCCCGCTAccgggggctgcccagccccacgggccCCACAGCGGGGCCCATGGCCGGGGAGCAGAAGAAGGGCCGCAAGAAGATCTCCAAGGCCGACATCGGGGCCCCCTCCGGCTTCaa GCACGTCGGCCACATCGGCTGGGACCCCAACAACGGCTTCGAC GTGGCGGCGCTGGACCCCGCCCTGCGGGCGCTCTTCGCCCGGGCTGGCATCAGCGAGGCGCAGCTGGCCGACGCCGAGACCTCCCGCCTCATCCACGACTTCATccagggccggggcgggctgcaGGCCGTGCGGGAGGAGATGCGCCGGCAGG gtccccctcccccgccgggccgggggggcaccccgccccccccgcccccccccgccggacccccccgcagccgctcagggccgctgcccccgcccccgccgccagggggccccccgccccctccccgcagcgggACGCCCGCGgtcccgccctcccgccccgtcgccccgcccccggcccgcggccccgcccctccaggtgcggccgcggccccgccgcctcccccgcctcccccgcccccccccggcggcggcggcggcggcggcggcggcccccccgcgccccccccgggcCGAGGGGCTCTGCTGGACCAGATCCGCCAGGGCGTGACCCTGAACAAG acccccgagACCCctgagggcggcggcggcggcggccccagcGCGGGGGGCCTGGTGGGAGCCCTGATGGACGTCATGCAGAAGCGCAGCAGAGTCATCCACTCCTCGG aCGAGGGCGAGgacggcgaggaggaggaggaggaggacgagtgGGACGACTGa
- the LOC142074278 gene encoding uncharacterized protein LOC142074278 isoform X2 — protein sequence MAAAGGGVCPGGGAALEEECEVVRVRVKKSEGLLPPEFRSFAVDPQITSLDVLQHILARAFDLQGKKSFSVSFAARDPQGQETFVPLLSDGDLAAAFACARPTLRLRLDVRPPAESPLLEDWDIISPREVAAAEPLPERRSLLAAALPFTQALLAQVGRTLARAQAALAWPEGSPPSPPPPPPPCAPLSDADLRTYLGPGGRLLRPHDLRLHVYHGGVEPGLRKVVWRYLLNVFPAGLSGQERLAHLRRKAGEYAALKVLLAARAAPAELALVGAAVRKDVVRTDRGHPYFGGPEEGHPHLAALQALLTTFALGHPRLSYCQGMSDVAAPLLAVLDDEAQAFLCFCALMRRLGPRFRPGGRGLARAFAHLRRLLRRADPPFWAFLAARGAHDLLFCYRWLLLELKREFAFEDALRVLEITWSSLPPAPPPPPDGVPLLGAPLGPRRARRGLRERRGLRPRPPRRRRRQQGESEAPVEAAVGQGGHEACGDGQEGTRSSSDVQDGSKASVDAPEAPASSGDDQEQPKSSSDVREGPESSRNIHEGPKSFGNDQECLESSSNVQGGFKSSGGDRQKPEVFGDVQPSPDGSWNDQEDPKVSRDAHSSAKVPGDGQGGLKASGEVQGGAKVPRGIREDPKVFSDGGQDPDGPKDVGEDTSVSKEVDQEPGVPKKVSESTNAFKEMGQQPSICEVVYGDPDVSRKAGKDPNVGADPDVSKKTHEDHDISKKVQEDLNALEKLRDDYGVSKRIGGDPETPKAIGEDLKEMSKDPEVPEEVGDTLEELDNAPNSPREVGEDPRETLATAVVQLVVAEPGGPGGAWAKRGCGVACLVRDSPRRSYFIRLYCLAAGSLWWEQELHGEMGYAAPAPFFHTFASQEGRAGLNFADEGEAAAFEERVQERLRRRQQRAEKQQLPPPPPPADERRGSLPRAPMASADSSAPPLPAVPIANPDITASRYRGLPSPTGPTAGPMAGEQKKGRKKISKADIGAPSGFKHVGHIGWDPNNGFDVAALDPALRALFARAGISEAQLADAETSRLIHDFIQGRGGLQAVREEMRRQGPPPPPGRGGTPPPPPPPAGPPRSRSGPLPPPPPPGGPPPPPRSGTPAVPPSRPVAPPPARGPAPPGAAAAPPPPPPPPPPPGGGGGGGGGPPAPPPGRGALLDQIRQGVTLNKTPETPEGGGGGGPSAGGLVGALMDVMQKRSRVIHSSDEGEDGEEEEEEDEWDD from the exons atggcggctgcggggggcggggtctgcccggggggcggggccgcgctggAGGAGGAGTGCGAGGTGGTGCGCGTGCGAGTCAAG AAGAGCGAGGGGCTGCTGCCGCCCGAGTTCCGCTCCTTCGCCGTCGACCCGCAGATCACGTCGCTGGACGTGCTGCAGCACATCCTGGCCCGCGCCTTCGACCTCCAGGG GAAGAAGAGCTTCTCCGTCAGCTTCGCGGCCCGCGACCCCCAGGGCCAGGAAACCTTTGTGCCGCTGCTGAGCGATGGGGACCTGGCAGCCGCCTTCGCCTGCGCCCGGCCCACCCTGCGCCTGCGCCTCGATGTCCGGCCCCCCGCTGAAA GCCCGCTTCTGGAGGACTGGGACATCATCAGCCCCCGGGAGGTGGCGGCGGCAGAGCCTCTTCCAGAGCGCCGGTCGCTCCTGGCCGCGGCACTGCCCTTCACCCAGGCCCTGCTGGCACAG GTGGGCCGGACCCTGGCCCGGGCGCAGGCAGCCCTGGCGTGGCCTGAGGggtcccctccctcaccccccccgccgccgcccccctgcGCCCCCCTGAGCGACGCCGACCTCCGCACCTACCTGGGCCCCGGCGGGCGCCTGCTGCGGCCCCACGACCTGCGTCTCCACGTCTACCACGGCGGTGTCGAGCCCGGCCTGCGCAAG GTGGTCTGGCGGTACCTGCTGAACGTCTTCCCGGCGGGGCTCTCGGGGCAGGAGCGGCTGGCCCACCTGCGGCGCAAGGCGGGCGAGTACGCGGCGCTGAAGGTCCTGCTGGCCGCTCGGGCAGCCCCGGCCGAGCTGGCGCTGGTGGGGGCGGCCGTCCGCAAGGACGTGGTGCGCACCGACCGGGGACACCCCTATTTCGGGGGTCCCGAGGAGGGGCACCCCCACTTGGCCGCCCTGCAGGCGCTGCTCACCACCTTCGCCCTGGGCCACCCGCGCCTCTCCTACTGCCAGGGCATGTCGGACGTGGCCGCCCCGCTGCTGGCCGTGCTGGACGACGAGGCCCAGGCCTTCCTCTGCTTCTGCGCCCTCATGCGCCGCCTCGGCCCTCGCTTCCGCCCTGGCGGCCGGGGGCTGGCCCGCGCCTTCGCCCACCTCCGGCGTCTCCTGCGCCGCGCCGATCCCCCTTTCTGGGCCTTCCTGGCTGCCCGCGGTGCCCACGACCTGCTTTTCTGCTAccgctggctgctgctggagctcaaGCGGGAGTTCGCCTTCGAGGACGCCCTACGGGTGCTGGAGATCACCTGGAGCTcgctgccgcccgccccaccgccccccccggACGGCGTCcccctcctgggtgcccccctggggccccgccgggcccgccgAGGGCTGCGCGAGCGGCGCGggctgcggccccggcccccgcgccggcGACGCCGGCAGCAGGGGGAGAGCGAGGCCCCTGTGGAGGCAGCCGTCGGTCAAGGCGGCCACGAGGCCTGCGGGGACGGCCAGGAGGGTACCAGGAGCTCCAGCGACGTCCAAGATGGTTCCAAAGCCTCCGTGGATGCCCCGGAGGCTCCTGCAAGCTCCGGCGACGACCAAGAGCAACCAAAGAGCTCCAGCGATGTCCGAGAGGGTcccgagagctccaggaacatcCATGAAGGTCCCAAGAGCTTTGGGAACGACCAAGAGTGTCTCGAGAGCTCCAGCAACGTCCAGGGTGGCTTCAAGAGCTCTGGGGGCGACCGCCAGAAGCCTGAGGTCTTTGGGGATGTTCAGCCTAGTCCTGATGGCTCCTGGAATGACCAAGAGGATCCAAAGGTCTCCCGGGATGCCCACAGCAGTGCCAAGGTCCCAGGGGATGGCCAGGGTGGCCTTAAGGCCTCCGGGGAGGTCCAAGGTGGTGCTAAGGTCCCCAGGGGTATCCGAGAAGATCCCAAAGTCTTCAGTGATGGTGGCCAAGACCCTGATGGCCCCAAGGATGTCGGAGAAGACACCAGTGTCTCTAAGGAGGTTGATCAAGAACCTGGTGTTCCCAAGAAGGTCAGCGAAAGCACCAACGCTTTCAAGGAGATGGGTCAACAACCAAGCATCTGCGAGGTGGTTTATGGAGACCCTGATGTCTCCAGGAAGGCTGGCAAAGATCCCAACGTCGGTGCTGACCCCGACGTCTCCAAGAAGACTCACGAAGATCACGATATCTCTAAGAAGGTACAAGAAGACCTGAACGCTCTGGAAAAACTCAGGGATGACTACGGTGTTTCCAAGAGGATTGGAGGAGACCCTGAGACGCCCAAAGCGATTGGCGAAGACCTCAAAGAGATGAGCAAAGACCCCGAGGTCCCCGAAGAGGTTGGTGACACCCTCGAAGAGCTTGACAACGCCCCCAACTCCCCCCGAGAGGTTGGTGAAGACCCCAGAGAG ACGCTGGCGACGGCGGTGGTGCAGCTGGTGGTGGCGGagccggggggcccggggggggcctgGGCCAAGCGGGGCTGCGGCGTCGCCTGCCTGGTGCGGGACAGCCCCCGCCGCTCCTACTTCATCCGCCTCTACTGCTTGGCC GCCGGGAGCCTGTggtgggagcaggagctgcacggGGAGATGGGCTACGCCGCCCCCGCCCCCTTCTTCCACACCTTCGCCTCCCAG GAGGGCCGGGCGGGGCTGAACTTCGCGGACGAGGGGGAGGCGGCCGCCTTCGAGGAGCGGGTCCAGGAGCGGCTGCGCCGGCGCCAGCAGCGGGCGG agaagcagcagctcccgcccccgccgccccctgccgATG AGCGCCGCGGGAGCCTGCCCCGGGCCCCCATGGCCAGCGCCGACAGCAGTG cccccccactcccggCCGTCCCCATCGCCAACCCCGACATCACGGCATCCCGCTAccgggggctgcccagccccacgggccCCACAGCGGGGCCCATGGCCGGGGAGCAGAAGAAGGGCCGCAAGAAGATCTCCAAGGCCGACATCGGGGCCCCCTCCGGCTTCaa GCACGTCGGCCACATCGGCTGGGACCCCAACAACGGCTTCGAC GTGGCGGCGCTGGACCCCGCCCTGCGGGCGCTCTTCGCCCGGGCTGGCATCAGCGAGGCGCAGCTGGCCGACGCCGAGACCTCCCGCCTCATCCACGACTTCATccagggccggggcgggctgcaGGCCGTGCGGGAGGAGATGCGCCGGCAGG gtccccctcccccgccgggccgggggggcaccccgccccccccgcccccccccgccggacccccccgcagccgctcagggccgctgcccccgcccccgccgccagggggccccccgccccctccccgcagcgggACGCCCGCGgtcccgccctcccgccccgtcgccccgcccccggcccgcggccccgcccctccaggtgcggccgcggccccgccgcctcccccgcctcccccgcccccccccggcggcggcggcggcggcggcggcggcccccccgcgccccccccgggcCGAGGGGCTCTGCTGGACCAGATCCGCCAGGGCGTGACCCTGAACAAG acccccgagACCCctgagggcggcggcggcggcggccccagcGCGGGGGGCCTGGTGGGAGCCCTGATGGACGTCATGCAGAAGCGCAGCAGAGTCATCCACTCCTCGG aCGAGGGCGAGgacggcgaggaggaggaggaggaggacgagtgGGACGACTGa
- the SUV39H1 gene encoding histone-lysine N-methyltransferase SUV39H1 isoform X1, which produces MAENLKGCSVCCKSSWSRLQDLCRLERVRCRALGITRRNLGDFEVEYLCDYKRVRDEEYYLVKWRGYPETANTWEPRKNLRCRGLLKQLHQDLARAPGGPLRPGPRGLPARAASYLVQKAEQRRALRRWERLLNSTRSHRGRIAVENEVDLHGPPRDFVYINEYKVGAGVSLTPVAVGCECHDCLAEAAGGCCPGASRNKFAYNEAGQVRIRAGLPIYECNSRCRCGTDCPNRVVQKGIRYDLCIFRTGNGRGWGVRTLERIRKNSFVMEYVGEIITSEEAERRGQVYDRQGATYLFDLDYVEDVYTVDAAHYGNISHFVNHSCDPNLQVYNVFIENLDERLPRIALFATRPIRAGEELTFDYNMHVDPVDAESTRMDSNFGLAAGGLGGSPRARGRIECKCGAAACRKYLF; this is translated from the exons atggcGGAAAATTTAAAAG gcTGCTCCGTCTGCTGCAAGTCGTCGTGGTCGCGGCTGCAGGACCTGTGCCGGCTGGAGCGTGTGCGGTGCCGGGCGCTGGGCATCACCCGCCGCAACCTGGGGGACTTCGAGGTGGAGTACCTCTGCGACTACAAGCGCGTGCGG GACGAGGAGTACTACCTGGTGAAGTGGCGGGGCTACCCCGAGACCGCCAACACCTGGGAGCCCCGCAAGAACCTGCGGTGCCGCGGGCTGCTGAAGCAGCTGCACCAGGACCTGGCCCGCGCCCCGGGGGGGCCGCtacggcccggcccgcgggggctgcccgcccgcgccgcctccTACCTGGTGCAGAAGGCAGAGCAGCGACGGGCGCTGCGGCGCTGGGAGCGGCTCCTCAACAGCACCCGCAGCCACCGGGGCCGCATTGCCGTGGAGAACGAGGTGGACTTGCACGGGCCCCCCCGGGACTTCGTCTACATCAACGAGTACAAGGTGGGGGCCGGCGTCAGCCTGACGCCGGTGGCCGTGGGCTGCGAGTGCCACGACTGCCtggcggaggcggcgggcggctgctgccccggggcTTCCCGCAACAAGTTTGCCTACAACGAGGCGGGGCAGGTGCGCATCCGGGCGGGGCTGCCCATCTACGAGTGCAACTCGCGGTGCCGCTGCGGCACCGACTGCCCCAACCGCGTGGTGCAGAAGGGCATCCGCTACGACCTCTGCATCTTCCGCACCGGCAACGGCCGCGGTTGGGGCGTCCGCACCCTCGAGCGCATCCGCAAGAACAGCTTCGTCATGGAGTACGTGGGGGAG ATCATCACGTCAGAGGAGGCGGAGCGCCGGGGGCAGGTGTACGACCGGCAGGGAGCCACGTACCTCTTCGACCTGGACTACGTGGAGGACGTCTACACCGTGGACGCCGCCCACTACGGCAACATCTCCCACTTCGTCAACCACAGC TGCGACCCCAACCTGCAGGTGTACAACGTCTTCATCGAGAACCTGGACGAGCGGCTGCCGCGCATCGCCCTCTTCGCCACCCGCCCCATCCGCGCCGGCGAGGAGCTCACCTTCGACTACAACATGCACG TGGACCCGGTGGACGCCGAGAGCACCCGCATGGACTCCAACTtcgggctggcggcggggggcctggggggctccCCCCGGGCCCGGGGCCGCATCGAGTGCAAGTGCGGGGCTGCTGCTTGCCGCAAGTACCTCTTCTGA
- the SUV39H1 gene encoding histone-lysine N-methyltransferase SUV39H1 isoform X2: MAENLKGCSVCCKSSWSRLQDLCRLERVRCRALGITRRNLGDFEVEYLCDYKRVRDEEYYLVKWRGYPETANTWEPRKNLRCRGLLKQLHQDLARAPGGPLRPGPRGLPARAASYLVQKAEQRRALRRWERLLNSTRSHRGRIAVENEVDLHGPPRDFVYINEYKVGAGVSLTPVAVGCECHDCLAEAAGGCCPGASRNKFAYNEAGQVRIRAGLPIYECNSRCRCGTDCPNRVVQKGIRYDLCIFRTGNGRGWGVRTLERIRKNSFVMEYVGEIITSEEAERRGQVYDRQGATYLFDLDYVEDVYTVDAAHYGNISHFVNHSVYNVFIENLDERLPRIALFATRPIRAGEELTFDYNMHVDPVDAESTRMDSNFGLAAGGLGGSPRARGRIECKCGAAACRKYLF, translated from the exons atggcGGAAAATTTAAAAG gcTGCTCCGTCTGCTGCAAGTCGTCGTGGTCGCGGCTGCAGGACCTGTGCCGGCTGGAGCGTGTGCGGTGCCGGGCGCTGGGCATCACCCGCCGCAACCTGGGGGACTTCGAGGTGGAGTACCTCTGCGACTACAAGCGCGTGCGG GACGAGGAGTACTACCTGGTGAAGTGGCGGGGCTACCCCGAGACCGCCAACACCTGGGAGCCCCGCAAGAACCTGCGGTGCCGCGGGCTGCTGAAGCAGCTGCACCAGGACCTGGCCCGCGCCCCGGGGGGGCCGCtacggcccggcccgcgggggctgcccgcccgcgccgcctccTACCTGGTGCAGAAGGCAGAGCAGCGACGGGCGCTGCGGCGCTGGGAGCGGCTCCTCAACAGCACCCGCAGCCACCGGGGCCGCATTGCCGTGGAGAACGAGGTGGACTTGCACGGGCCCCCCCGGGACTTCGTCTACATCAACGAGTACAAGGTGGGGGCCGGCGTCAGCCTGACGCCGGTGGCCGTGGGCTGCGAGTGCCACGACTGCCtggcggaggcggcgggcggctgctgccccggggcTTCCCGCAACAAGTTTGCCTACAACGAGGCGGGGCAGGTGCGCATCCGGGCGGGGCTGCCCATCTACGAGTGCAACTCGCGGTGCCGCTGCGGCACCGACTGCCCCAACCGCGTGGTGCAGAAGGGCATCCGCTACGACCTCTGCATCTTCCGCACCGGCAACGGCCGCGGTTGGGGCGTCCGCACCCTCGAGCGCATCCGCAAGAACAGCTTCGTCATGGAGTACGTGGGGGAG ATCATCACGTCAGAGGAGGCGGAGCGCCGGGGGCAGGTGTACGACCGGCAGGGAGCCACGTACCTCTTCGACCTGGACTACGTGGAGGACGTCTACACCGTGGACGCCGCCCACTACGGCAACATCTCCCACTTCGTCAACCACAGC GTGTACAACGTCTTCATCGAGAACCTGGACGAGCGGCTGCCGCGCATCGCCCTCTTCGCCACCCGCCCCATCCGCGCCGGCGAGGAGCTCACCTTCGACTACAACATGCACG TGGACCCGGTGGACGCCGAGAGCACCCGCATGGACTCCAACTtcgggctggcggcggggggcctggggggctccCCCCGGGCCCGGGGCCGCATCGAGTGCAAGTGCGGGGCTGCTGCTTGCCGCAAGTACCTCTTCTGA